GCAACAGGTGCCGACCCCGCTTCTTACCggaaaagagaggaggaaggaacgGCTTAGGCGTGCCCCGCAGCAGCCAAAGGGTAGGCAGATCGCGAAAACTGCAAGGCGAAGGCGGCCAAAGCCGAGCCGGGCACGCAGCAAAGCCCGTGGAGCCGGGGGAGGGAGGCGGGGAGGACGGGAAAGAAGCCAGCGCGTTTTCCTTTTTGAGGGAGAGGCTTCAGCCAGCGGGaccccagcagccaggggaCGGGGAGCGCTCCCCGGCCCGTTCTCACCTTTCAAGAACTCCGAGGCTCCCCCCAGCACTTCGGAGGCGGCTGCCGCCGGCTCCATCTTAAACAGGGCGCGGAGCAGCGAGGTGCGGGGCGGCTCCGAACTCATGGTGCTCCCGGGCAGCCCCGGCGGGGCCGGGGAGCGCTCGCTTAGAAGCCGCCCGTCTCCCGGAGGGGCTGCCCGCCAGGGGCCACGCTGCTGGGAGTGCCGCTACCGCAGTCCGCATAGGAACGGGAGCGTAGACGAGAACTAGCTCCGGGACACGGAGAGCAGGCGGGCGCCCGCAGGGATTTGAGCTCCACCCCGCCTCCAACCAGGAGACGCCCCCGGATTAAGAGGCAGCGGGCGGTTACCAGGCTACCACCAGCGCTCTAGCAACCGCGTTACCGAGCCTTTGTTTCGCCCGACCCGGAGCAGAGGCTTGCGAGAGACCAGCCCCCAGTCCTTCGCTCCCCCCCGTGCCTGGCTTCCCCGTCCAGCAGCCCAACCCTCCGCCTCGCAGCTCCTGAGCACGGGGCAGGCAGCCCGCCAGCGCCCCTGATCCGCAAGGCAGCGGCTTTGCACCCGGCACAGCTCCGCCCTCCGCCACAGCCGCGCTCCCACGCCCACGTCCCGGTAGAGCGCGGCTCTGTCCAGCCTCTCCCGAGCTTCCTACTCCTCCCGCCCAAGGGCGGCCTGCGACAAAATACCTCAGGGAGACAAAGGAGGTCTTGAGGTACAGCTCAGAAGGCCTGAGGGGGTGAGAAGCAGACCTGAGCTAGTACCTCAGCAGTGCGGTCCGGTTCAGGATGGAGGTGAGCGAGCCCCGCAGGCGGGGCGGGAGGCCACCGTGGAGCAGAAGGGAAGCACTGCACTGCGCCAGTGGAGTTCTGTCTCCCCTACCTGCGCCAATTATTCGCGCAGAGCCCCGCCGAATGTGCCCTACTATTTAACCTGATAGACAAACCGACCCACCAATCAAAGGCTTTCTTCGACGTGTCCAGCCAATGAGTGAGCGGTACCTGGCGAAGGGCGGGCTGAGTCCCTGTGCACGCCTTCCCCCGGGGCTCTCCTCAGCGGAGCTGCGGCCTCCGCCCAGCGGCCGTGACCGGGTGTCCCGCTTCCCGCCCGCCGGGGCTCCTGTCACCTGCCGggccctcccttcctccctcagaCGAGGAGCTGTATCTGCCGGGCCGCCTCGTCGGCTGCGGAGAACTTAGTGGGACCAGGGTTTCGGTGAAGCCGTTTGCTAATAGGGGACAATGCGTACCCATTTCGCGTGAAATTCCCAAAGCGCTTTTTAAAGCGACGGGTTCTCACTCTGAGGCCACTCACCGATGAAGTTTCATGTATGCTTCTAAGCTGAAGCATTACAGAAAATAGTTGTGCAATTGTTTTGTAGTTGCATATTCTTTGTATTGGTTCTAATAATTTATAGCTGTGCTCTTAcgttgcctttttttttttttttttttcctttcttttttttctttctgttttccatggCTACAGAACCAGTATTCTAAAATACGACTTTGGTGTTGGTCCTGTGACCTTCGGTAAGAAACCACATTCACAGTAGTAAGCACTATTCCATACAAGATGCTTGTAAGACTGAGACTGTAGTTCTTCCATAACAACAAATAAAAGTCCATTCGAGGGTATTTCCTTTTCATGGAAATCCATGCttataattttctgtattgttCTATGacttttatttatatgtaacccttaacaatttttttatttacaaacaGTTTTCCAAGGGGTAACATCCTGTGTAAGAGAAGAGAGATTGGTGTATTTTCTCCAGAACTATAGTTCTTTAACACCTTTTCACTCTACCTTTCACTACAGTTCAGAATAGCATACATTTCTAAGCCTGTGATGAACTCAGTATTTGAGTTTGTTCAAGCATAGTCAAATTAGCTTTAGCTTGGGCAACAGAAGCAAAGATGGAGCTGGCTAGCTACCCAGTATCTATGGCTAATATGATGGCTATCCAGTATCTAGAGTCCCTGGGTACATAATGTGTTAAATCCTATTACTTGTACATTGGCCTAATGAGGGTGGTGAATGTAGGAGGCAAACATGACTAGAACCTGAGCCTCCACTATCAAATGTTGCTTTTATATCTTTTGCAAAATTACAAATACTGTTTTGGTTGTATACAAGTTCTCATTTGGGGCAATTAGCTAGAGACTTTGTAGGCACAGAAAGCACTTAATAAAagtattaattaaatattaacattaataaattacttaataaaatacttaatctttcttcttctctgtaaAAATATGTACAAAATAACTTCCATATTTTTAAGTTCCTGTATTTTCATAGCTTTTAGTATGATTACATAACAAATTTCACATGCAATATGCTAGCATTAATGATTTTACTTCATAGAATTTTGTTATAATCCATTCCAATTTTTAACACTTGCTATCAAAGATGAAGGCTACAGTGACATCTTGTGGCATTTAACTGTATGTAAAGAAACAATTTCCTTGTAATCCTTTCACGTAATTTTAAGGCTATATGCTTAAAGTATAACTTTCaacaaggatttaaaaaatgtatttttcagctaccatttaaaaaatactgtgttgcacaaaaattaatttttacagaaCATTCAGAGATGGTGATAAATCTGTTTAGACtccaaaatatttccaaatacTTCTTAGTAATCTTGGtaatttcttacaaaaaaatccgtattattttgttaaaaacaCGAATTGTCAGTATTGTATTTCATTAAAGAATTTTAAGGCACTTGTATAACCAAAGGATAAAAAgttaccattttttaaaatataaaccaaTCTCTTTGGTTCCTAAGAACAATGAATTATAGCTAGAGCTGAAGTCTTCTCATTCTCTTCTTAAGGCTGTgctttttgatgcttttttttcctcatgtgtGGGCCTTACCAAAATAAAGTGAATGTATATGCCAGCAAGTacatgtctttttaaaaatgaaatcttggTGCTGCTCATCTGCAGGCAAACTGTGAACTTACTTAAGATACCTAACTCTAAAAAAATTGGTGAGTaacctgaaaataaatgcatcacAAATCtgtttcatgtattttatttgacaatGGTACAAATTAAATTTACCAATAATATAAAAGCTTGTTCTATTAATTCTTTCACTGATACAGAagaaccaacaaaaaaccccaagcccaaACCAACTGTCCCCTCAACAAAGAACCCAACACTAGGACTTGGCTGAGCAGACAGctcatttcacattttaaaagtaaggTAAACAACATTGGTGAGTCTTCACAATTCCAGCTGATACTGCAGGGAACAGATACTGCAGACCAGTAGGTGAATGAAATGCAGTAAACCACTGCTAGGAAAGTTGCATTTCTGGAAAGATGACAGATCTATTTGTATACTACTTATCACTACAGCACAAAAACTAAAATCCGTTTTTCACTATTGCAACAAAATTAAGCAGACTTACATTGCCATTTTAAGATCTTGCCCCTAAAATCTCATGAAAGTACTATGAAGATTTCACTGAACATAAACGCAAAGGCTCACACCCAGAATAAGCCCTGCTGTAAGGAACTCGTCACATTTTTTACCtagattacaaaaaaaccccagtaaaaTGATACACCATTTGTGCAGATACTACTTGTGTAATAGGTATGAGCTGTTATTGATTGTCCATAGGGACCTTTGAACTGACAGTAAGAATCAAAAGCTGAGGCAGATGAAGCTAAATCTACTTTAGATGCCAGATTTGATTCCTCAACTCGTGATTGCTGTCTTCTGTCcataccagaaaaaaatgctgtactGCAATGGAAAATGTTTGTCCTGTCTGTGTTATAAGAGTCCCAATCTAACAAAAACTGTTACTAACAGCTCTGTTTCTTGCTATGATAAAACCAGGCAAATCAGAGACTGACAGTAGTCCAGCCCTGCAAAATATACACTGtatcttaaaatacttttaaaaataatgctttacCATCATTGCACATTTTAATTCCATTGTCATAGCCACCAAAAACAGAgatgaaaggaacaaaaaagtaaatactCATTTGATTGATACTCTGCAGTTAAAAGAACAGTAGACCTGTGATATTATAAAACGTACACAGTAATAAATGTAGAACAGCTTTCTCAGGAATTGtgaataagatttttttcaagtgagaaTCTTCTTgggcacattttttttaacaacataCATACTAAACATCAAAATAAATCTAAGTAATAGAGTATGGGTAATACCCCAACCAGTTCTTCTGGCTGCATATACAAGTTTTGTATTTCATGTATTTATGTTTTGTACTTTTCCAACTGCTAGGTTTTACCCTTCAGCTGCTTGCAGTGTCTCAGCAGCTCTAAGCAAATTAATCATAGGGAGAGAAGCCACATCAGAGATATTTTCCACTGTCTCAGCAGTAGTAGATACTGTAGGCAATGGTTTTAGGACTGAGATTAAGGTGAGGTACTCTTTTTTCTGGCATCTCAGAATATCTTATATACAAATTTCAAAGGGGTTTTGTACAGGAGTCTAGAAGCCTGGCCAACAATTTACTGTAGCCCTTCTGTTATTTGTACTGGGAACTGGGTAGGAAGAGTGGAGGAGAGGACAGGGAAGGCAAGGAAGTGTCTCAACATGTAACTACCAAAATATGCTTAGATCTCATTTGAGTAGATacatatgtttaaaaaaaaaatgtaagcacTGAAGACATGTTTCTGAAGAACTGGcctaattaattttaatagctTTTGGGGTTTTAAGGAAAAAGGATGATTTTGTTGCACCTCAATATTAGTATATATTCTTAAAGTTCTCAAAACTTACCTTAGAGAATTtgtatgaaagaaaaacaaacatgcaaacaaaacccaaacaaaacaaaaaaatcaccccaTGAAAATCCATATGGAAAAAACCAGGCTACAAATAAGGATGGCCAAGAAGCAGTAATCATACCTTCTTCTCTCCTTGGACTCAATACAATGCACTGAGTATTCTTTAACATCTAACCCCTTAAATTATTTGCTTACATTTTGTTTTTGTGATTGGCATAATTAGGAAAACCAAACTGAGAAATCATGatattagaatattttaaaggcaTGCCATCATAAATATTAACCAGTTTATTTACACAGTAAGATCTCTGTAACAAATGCTCTGCTCGGTGCCACATTCCAGAGTACCCACTATTACTGtctttttctaaatttcttaAATCTACAGGCTTCACAAACACTCCTGAAGGCTTTCCAGTGTGCTTGGCCACCAGAAAATTCATAGCAATATCATCACAATTTTGAGTTTCATCTATTAAGGCGTAAACAGCTTCTGGTTGTCTTTGAAAATCTTCTAAATACCCACTGTCAAAAAAAGCTGCACCAATAAGAACCATAGAATACTGATCTCCATTTCCAAATCCAGGGCTCTGCAGTTCAAAGCTGCCATAACTGTACACACCTGAAGGAGTAGAAATGTGCTTCCTAGGAACAAATCCCACTATATGCTCTGGAaattgctgaaagaaaaacaatttaaaaatcaaaatgaggCCCACACTGTGAAATGTGTGTTAAGTATTTTCATAAGTtgtatttgctttctttaaattaGAGGAGCACAAGATTATTGCCCAGAGAGAATGAAACTGTTGAAATACCATCCTCTGATCTGCATAAATGTTGCCATTAAATACAGTTTTGCAAAACTGGCAAAACAATATATCTCATTCCACATCATGTAATGCCAAGAAACATCTATCCACAACTTGCAGCTGTATATTTGCTACTCAACGTTTACAGACTTTGGTTTTGCAGCCTACTATCAATTTAAAGAAATTCAGCAGTCAGAAACTTCAGAGCTCATGTACAAGAGTTAATAATTTGAAAGTTATAGATTACATATATTGCTACTAGAAGAATCCTTTTGTAATGTCTATTCAATGCTTCAGTCCTTCTGAAATTTAACTTTATAGCTAGAAAATCAGTGGTGAAACATTACAATATAGTATTACtctaattaaaaacattaatctCAATTGTAACTCACAAATACTGCCTCCCAAGGAGTAAAACATTACCTGccaaacagaaaaggcaaaagtaAGGTCATGAGCACTGACTAGTGTATCATCATCCATCATTAAAACagctgagaggaagaaaaaaagaaaaaaaaaaattgtaatttatcCAAAGATTAAATACATGAGCAGTATGCATCACAGTATTTGACAA
The genomic region above belongs to Heliangelus exortis chromosome 8, bHelExo1.hap1, whole genome shotgun sequence and contains:
- the EXTL2 gene encoding exostosin-like 2 isoform X2; its protein translation is MGIHLLRFTSVVIIVLLLVAGALTALLPSIKDDKMPNLRREPKPQSQSALDSFTLIMQTYNRTDLLLKLLNHYQAIPHLHKIIVVWNNIGEKIPEEMWNSLGPHPVPVVFKVQTVNSMRNRLQNFPELETKAVLMMDDDTLVSAHDLTFAFSVWQQFPEHIVGFVPRKHISTPSGVYSYGSFELQSPGFGNGDQYSMVLIGAAFFDSGYLEDFQRQPEAVYALIDETQNCDDIAMNFLVAKHTGKPSGVFVKPVDLRNLEKDSNSGYSGMWHRAEHLLQRSYCVNKLVNIYDGMPLKYSNIMISQFGFPNYANHKNKM
- the EXTL2 gene encoding exostosin-like 2 isoform X1; the encoded protein is MTIMRYFHFCKLPGRVMGIHLLRFTSVVIIVLLLVAGALTALLPSIKDDKMPNLRREPKPQSQSALDSFTLIMQTYNRTDLLLKLLNHYQAIPHLHKIIVVWNNIGEKIPEEMWNSLGPHPVPVVFKVQTVNSMRNRLQNFPELETKAVLMMDDDTLVSAHDLTFAFSVWQQFPEHIVGFVPRKHISTPSGVYSYGSFELQSPGFGNGDQYSMVLIGAAFFDSGYLEDFQRQPEAVYALIDETQNCDDIAMNFLVAKHTGKPSGVFVKPVDLRNLEKDSNSGYSGMWHRAEHLLQRSYCVNKLVNIYDGMPLKYSNIMISQFGFPNYANHKNKM